A single Methylobacterium sp. 17Sr1-1 DNA region contains:
- a CDS encoding DUF2190 family protein codes for MPSVQTSYPARPAAAYEGMAADQDPATVISRTVETQDGIAFGRAAFQGARDDGIAASGAVFRGIVLADRNARPSPSGSDLFAKSETAPVMVRGTVWVVTATAASAGSPAYVTAAGAVTATASGNTAMPGALFDTSAAAGGLVRLRLN; via the coding sequence ATGCCCTCCGTCCAGACCAGCTACCCCGCCCGGCCCGCCGCCGCGTACGAGGGGATGGCCGCCGACCAGGATCCCGCCACGGTGATCAGCCGCACGGTCGAGACCCAGGACGGCATCGCCTTCGGGCGGGCCGCCTTCCAGGGCGCCCGCGACGACGGCATCGCCGCCTCGGGGGCGGTCTTCCGCGGCATCGTGCTCGCCGACCGGAACGCCCGGCCATCCCCGAGCGGCTCCGACCTCTTCGCCAAGAGCGAGACCGCGCCGGTGATGGTGCGCGGCACCGTCTGGGTCGTCACCGCGACGGCCGCGAGCGCCGGCAGCCCGGCCTACGTCACCGCCGCCGGCGCCGTCACGGCCACCGCCTCCGGCAACACCGCGATGCCCGGCGCCCTGTTCGACACCTCCGCCGCCGCCGGCGGCCTCGTCCGCCTGCGCCTGAACTGA
- a CDS encoding DUF2213 domain-containing protein has translation MHLFDRFSLGPAAEIAGARPLGNGALVVQARAARAGNVQVYRGDEVARPDLAQVRIYRDPDEIFREESLRSFGHKPVTLDHPPGAVTPRTWRGVARGHVGDEVVRDGAFVRIPMLLADSAAIAAVQAGRREVSVGYTCDLDWTPGTAPDGEPYDARQTRIVVDHVAIVAQGRAGPECRIGDADLTRRLAAAEARADAAETALAERDGEVAALRARVPDTAALDALAAERGALIADARRILGDAFDPAGLDPEAIRRAAVARTLGEAEAAAMSAAAIEGAFRVAADPRRAAPPHAPDPLRDALRHRTADARTPEAAHAAMVETLRNAWKPAGAR, from the coding sequence ATGCACCTCTTCGACCGGTTCAGCCTCGGCCCCGCGGCCGAGATCGCGGGCGCGCGCCCGCTCGGCAACGGCGCCCTGGTCGTGCAGGCGCGCGCCGCCCGCGCCGGCAACGTCCAGGTCTATCGCGGCGACGAGGTCGCCCGGCCGGATCTCGCCCAGGTCCGGATCTACCGCGACCCGGACGAGATCTTTCGCGAGGAGTCGCTGCGCAGCTTCGGCCACAAGCCCGTCACCCTCGACCACCCGCCCGGGGCGGTGACGCCCCGGACCTGGCGCGGGGTCGCCCGCGGCCATGTCGGCGACGAGGTGGTGCGCGACGGCGCTTTCGTGCGCATCCCGATGCTGCTCGCCGATTCCGCGGCGATCGCGGCGGTGCAGGCCGGGCGGCGCGAGGTCTCGGTCGGGTACACCTGCGACCTCGACTGGACCCCCGGCACCGCCCCGGACGGCGAGCCCTACGACGCGCGCCAGACCCGCATCGTCGTCGACCACGTCGCCATCGTGGCGCAGGGGCGCGCCGGGCCGGAATGCCGGATCGGCGACGCGGACCTGACCCGGCGCCTCGCCGCGGCCGAGGCGCGGGCCGACGCCGCGGAGACCGCTCTGGCCGAGCGCGATGGCGAGGTCGCGGCGCTCCGCGCCAGGGTGCCGGACACGGCCGCCCTCGACGCGCTGGCGGCCGAGCGCGGCGCCCTGATCGCCGACGCCCGCCGCATCCTCGGCGACGCCTTCGATCCCGCCGGCCTCGATCCCGAAGCGATCCGGCGCGCGGCGGTCGCCCGCACCCTCGGCGAGGCGGAGGCCGCCGCCATGAGCGCCGCCGCGATCGAGGGGGCCTTCCGGGTCGCCGCCGACCCGCGCCGCGCCGCCCCGCCCCACGCCCCGGACCCGCTGCGCGACGCCCTTCGCCACCGGACCGCCGACGCCCGCACGCCCGAGGCGGCCCATGCCGCCATGGTCGAGACCCTCCGCAACGCCTGGAAACCCGCAGGAGCCCGCTGA
- a CDS encoding DUF1073 domain-containing protein, with product MWIADRLANLVSGLSGPRDKSTGNLHIHVPRARAELDAAYRDNWLARKVVDIVPFDMLREWRAWQAPPEVAAALAASEERLSLRDRLLRALRLARLHGGAAILIGDGAPHPSLPLDPGTVGQRGLRYLHVLPRGQIQAGALERDPLSPWFGEPRGYTIAGGQAVHPSRVVRLLGAALPDDAASDGWGDSVLQALLEAIDQATAAAAHIAAMLPEAKQDVISVPGLSQALSTEDGTRLLTERFAYAARMKGLFGMLLLEGDGRSPEGERYQQKQLDFSGLPEVARLFLQVAAGAADIPVTRLLGQSPSGLNATGESDIRNYHDHVAARQTVELTPAIARLDQLLVRDALGRDEPSLRYAWRPLAQASEREKAEVGRLKAETAAMLAREGVVPADVLSRGVEGWLSAADLFPGIAAAFGRSAG from the coding sequence ATGTGGATCGCCGACCGCCTCGCCAACCTCGTCTCCGGCCTCAGCGGCCCGCGGGACAAGAGCACCGGCAACCTGCACATCCACGTGCCACGGGCCCGGGCGGAACTCGACGCCGCCTACCGGGACAACTGGCTCGCCCGCAAGGTCGTCGACATCGTGCCCTTCGACATGCTGCGCGAATGGCGCGCCTGGCAGGCGCCGCCGGAGGTCGCGGCGGCGCTGGCGGCGAGCGAGGAGCGCTTGTCCTTGCGCGACCGCCTGCTGCGGGCCCTGCGCCTGGCGCGCCTGCACGGTGGCGCCGCGATCCTGATCGGCGACGGGGCGCCGCACCCGAGCCTGCCGCTCGACCCCGGGACGGTCGGGCAGAGGGGCCTGCGCTACCTCCACGTCCTGCCCCGCGGCCAGATCCAGGCCGGCGCCCTCGAGCGCGACCCGCTCTCGCCCTGGTTCGGCGAGCCCCGAGGCTACACCATCGCCGGCGGGCAGGCGGTCCATCCCTCGCGGGTGGTGCGCCTCCTCGGCGCCGCCCTGCCGGACGACGCGGCCAGCGACGGCTGGGGCGACAGCGTGCTCCAGGCGCTCCTGGAGGCGATCGACCAGGCGACGGCCGCCGCCGCCCACATCGCCGCGATGCTGCCCGAGGCCAAGCAGGACGTGATCTCGGTGCCGGGCCTGTCGCAAGCCCTCTCGACCGAGGACGGCACCCGCCTTCTCACGGAGCGCTTCGCCTACGCGGCACGGATGAAGGGCCTGTTCGGCATGCTGCTGCTCGAAGGCGACGGCCGCTCGCCGGAGGGCGAGCGCTACCAGCAGAAGCAGCTCGACTTCTCGGGCCTGCCGGAGGTGGCGCGCCTCTTCCTCCAGGTCGCGGCGGGGGCCGCCGACATCCCGGTGACGCGGCTGCTCGGCCAGTCGCCCTCGGGCCTCAACGCCACCGGTGAATCCGACATCCGCAACTACCACGACCACGTCGCGGCCCGTCAGACCGTCGAGCTCACCCCGGCCATCGCCCGCCTCGACCAGCTCCTGGTCCGCGACGCGCTCGGCCGCGACGAGCCCTCGTTGCGCTACGCCTGGCGGCCGCTGGCGCAGGCGAGCGAGCGCGAGAAGGCGGAGGTCGGCCGCCTCAAGGCCGAGACCGCCGCGATGCTCGCCCGCGAGGGCGTGGTGCCCGCGGACGTCCTCTCCCGCGGCGTCGAGGGCTGGCTCTCCGCCGCCGACCTCTTCCCGGGCATCGCCGCGGCCTTCGGGCGGTCGGCGGGGTGA
- the terL gene encoding phage terminase large subunit: MPQTWLNDPPALIRALDRLDSEESLAGFVRRAWPVIEPGSAYVHGWHIDAVCAHLEAVSAGTITRLLINVPPGTMKSLLAGVFWPAWEWGPKNRPGLRTVAVSHTERLALRDNLRTRRLITSPWYRALWGDRVRLTRDQNRKGRFETTATGLREAVSAGSITGSRGDRVILDDPISVDGASSERVREGVAQWFLEAVPTRLNDPVRSAIVVIMQRLHERDLSGVILAKTLGYDHLMLPMEFEPERACTTRIGFTDPRREAGELLFPARFPRAAVECDKAAMGEYAAAGQYQQRPAPRDGGLFKRGWFTLVRAVPAGCATVRAWDLAASVPRGGRQPDYTAGVKLARAPDGHLYVVDVRRDRLSAGGVERLILATAAEDGPSCRISLPQDPGQAGKAQAQYLVGRLAGYDVRASPESGDKATRAAPVSAQAEAGNLHLVAGPWNEAFLDELCAFPNGAFLDQVDALSRAFAALARPGYGLLGVL, from the coding sequence TTGCCGCAGACCTGGCTGAACGACCCGCCGGCCCTGATCCGGGCGCTCGACCGGCTCGATAGCGAGGAGAGCCTGGCGGGCTTCGTGCGCCGGGCCTGGCCGGTGATCGAGCCGGGCAGTGCTTACGTGCATGGCTGGCACATCGACGCCGTCTGCGCCCATCTCGAGGCGGTGAGTGCCGGCACGATCACCCGGCTCCTGATCAACGTGCCCCCCGGCACGATGAAGAGCCTGCTCGCCGGGGTGTTCTGGCCGGCCTGGGAATGGGGACCGAAGAACCGCCCCGGCCTACGCACCGTCGCGGTCTCGCACACCGAGCGGCTGGCGCTCCGCGACAACCTGCGCACCCGGCGCCTGATCACCTCGCCCTGGTACCGGGCGCTCTGGGGCGACCGGGTGCGGCTGACCCGCGACCAGAACCGCAAGGGCCGGTTCGAGACCACTGCGACCGGCCTGCGCGAGGCGGTCTCGGCCGGCTCGATCACCGGCTCGCGCGGCGACCGGGTGATCCTCGACGACCCGATCTCGGTCGACGGCGCCAGTTCCGAGCGGGTGCGCGAGGGGGTCGCGCAGTGGTTCCTGGAGGCGGTGCCGACCCGCCTCAACGACCCCGTCCGCTCGGCGATCGTCGTCATCATGCAGCGGCTGCACGAACGCGACCTGTCGGGCGTGATCCTGGCGAAGACCCTCGGCTACGACCACCTGATGCTGCCGATGGAGTTCGAGCCGGAGCGCGCCTGCACCACCCGGATCGGCTTTACGGATCCCCGCCGGGAGGCGGGCGAGCTCCTCTTTCCGGCCCGCTTTCCCCGCGCGGCGGTGGAGTGCGACAAGGCCGCGATGGGCGAGTACGCGGCGGCCGGCCAGTATCAGCAGCGCCCGGCACCCCGGGACGGCGGCCTGTTCAAGCGCGGCTGGTTCACCCTCGTGCGGGCCGTCCCTGCCGGCTGCGCCACCGTCCGGGCCTGGGACCTTGCGGCGAGCGTGCCCAGAGGCGGACGGCAGCCGGACTACACCGCCGGCGTCAAGCTCGCCCGCGCTCCCGACGGGCATCTCTACGTCGTGGACGTGCGCCGCGACCGGCTCTCGGCCGGGGGCGTCGAGCGGCTGATCCTCGCCACCGCAGCGGAGGACGGGCCGTCCTGCCGGATCTCGCTGCCGCAGGATCCCGGACAGGCCGGCAAGGCGCAGGCGCAGTACCTCGTCGGGCGGCTCGCCGGCTACGACGTCAGGGCGTCGCCCGAGAGCGGCGACAAGGCGACCCGCGCCGCCCCGGTCTCGGCCCAGGCCGAGGCCGGCAACCTGCACCTCGTCGCCGGGCCCTGGAACGAGGCCTTCCTCGACGAGCTCTGCGCCTTCCCCAACGGCGCCTTCCTCGACCAGGTCGACGCCCTCTCGCGCGCCTTCGCGGCGCTGGCCCGGCCGGGATACGGCCTGCTCGGAGTCCTGTGA
- a CDS encoding antitermination protein NusG gives MSGKKRRIARRRREALAHDRSPADRAAEIRRRRRRRVRPARVVLAADRVWLVAETRPRWAARAARDCEAAGIPTFEPREEVELTSPSGRRRTARVPLLHRTLFVGLRDDDDLARVEGHPGIAHVLFRDGRAVVIAPSVLQAFADAIIGHGGGAEGGDEEAVTALLFALGDDVRVTAGPLAALRGTVEGTDPARRRYRVALSLFGRETPVVLDEDQIARD, from the coding sequence GTGAGCGGGAAGAAGCGCCGCATCGCCCGCCGCCGCCGCGAAGCCCTGGCGCATGACCGCTCGCCGGCCGACCGCGCCGCCGAGATCCGGCGCCGGCGGCGCCGGCGGGTGCGGCCCGCCCGGGTCGTGCTGGCGGCCGACCGGGTCTGGCTCGTCGCCGAGACGAGGCCGCGCTGGGCCGCCCGCGCGGCCCGCGACTGCGAGGCCGCCGGCATCCCCACCTTCGAGCCGCGGGAGGAGGTCGAGCTGACCTCGCCCTCGGGTCGCCGCCGCACCGCCCGGGTGCCGCTCCTGCACCGCACGCTCTTCGTCGGATTGCGCGACGACGACGACCTCGCGCGGGTCGAGGGCCATCCGGGCATCGCCCACGTGCTCTTTCGCGACGGGCGTGCCGTCGTCATCGCGCCGTCCGTGCTCCAGGCCTTCGCCGACGCCATCATCGGGCATGGCGGCGGCGCGGAGGGCGGCGACGAGGAGGCGGTGACGGCGCTGCTGTTCGCGCTCGGCGACGACGTGCGGGTGACGGCCGGACCGCTCGCGGCTTTACGCGGCACGGTCGAGGGGACCGATCCGGCCCGCCGGCGCTACCGGGTCGCCCTGTCGCTGTTCGGGCGCGAGACCCCGGTGGTGCTCGACGAGGACCAGATCGCGCGGGACTGA
- a CDS encoding S24 family peptidase — translation MQTGENRVRAAQGERLRQARIAAGYRSARDAALQNAWPESTYRAHEAGTRTIGQDDAERYAARFRRDGVEVTAKGLLFGDDEAPEPLAEGGQEGGHVVGQVVGVKGLISAGGLIDTGDEQPGPDGDLFRITVPFPVPPGTIAFRVAGLSMYPKYEPDDVVLCAEAGESPERLLDLYAAVATAEGHRFLKKILRGSQRGSYHLESHNAPLMPDRRLVWASGIISTVHAQHWSRFCAGSKSAGATFAGTRFAGTKPAG, via the coding sequence ATGCAGACGGGAGAGAACCGGGTCCGGGCCGCGCAAGGGGAGCGGCTGCGCCAGGCGCGCATCGCCGCCGGCTACCGCTCGGCGCGGGACGCCGCCCTGCAGAATGCCTGGCCGGAGAGCACCTACCGGGCGCACGAGGCCGGCACCCGGACCATCGGCCAGGACGATGCCGAGCGCTACGCCGCGCGCTTCCGCCGCGACGGCGTCGAGGTCACCGCCAAGGGGCTCCTGTTCGGCGACGACGAGGCGCCGGAGCCGCTCGCGGAGGGTGGCCAGGAGGGCGGCCACGTTGTCGGTCAGGTGGTGGGGGTGAAGGGATTGATCAGCGCCGGCGGCTTGATCGACACCGGGGACGAGCAGCCCGGGCCGGACGGCGACCTCTTCCGGATCACGGTGCCGTTCCCGGTGCCGCCCGGCACCATCGCGTTCCGGGTTGCCGGCCTGTCGATGTATCCGAAATACGAGCCGGACGACGTGGTGCTCTGCGCCGAGGCGGGCGAGAGCCCGGAGCGGCTGCTCGACCTCTACGCCGCGGTGGCGACGGCGGAGGGGCACCGCTTCCTGAAGAAGATCCTGCGCGGCTCGCAGCGGGGCTCCTACCACCTGGAGAGCCACAACGCCCCGCTGATGCCTGATCGCCGGCTGGTCTGGGCCTCCGGCATCATCAGCACCGTGCACGCGCAGCACTGGAGCCGGTTCTGCGCCGGTTCCAAATCCGCCGGCGCCACGTTTGCCGGCACCAGGTTCGCCGGCACCAAGCCCGCGGGTTAG
- a CDS encoding aldo/keto reductase produces the protein MRRDDGLTRQGFLGAALAAAVGGGAAAQGTGQETGQAVGQAVGQATPLHRRPIPSSGETLPVIGLGTWRGFDVGAKPAERAPLREVVATLIGQGGRVIDSSPMYGHAEGVTGDLVAESKAREKIFLATKVWTSGHEAGIAQMERSFRLLRTERLDLMQIHNLLDWRTHLPTLRAWKAEGRIRHIGISHYTESAYDAVEAVLRAERLDVLQINYALDDRAAETRLLPLAAERGVAVLVNRPFGGGGLLRRLAHTPLPDYAAEIGCTSWAEILLKFVISHPAVTCAIPGTADARHMAANLRAGTGPLPDEALRRRMAATMPG, from the coding sequence ATGAGGCGAGACGACGGACTGACCCGCCAGGGCTTCCTCGGCGCGGCGCTGGCCGCGGCGGTCGGCGGCGGGGCGGCCGCGCAAGGGACCGGACAAGAGACCGGCCAAGCGGTTGGCCAAGCGGTCGGCCAAGCGACGCCGTTGCACCGGCGGCCGATCCCGTCGAGCGGCGAGACCCTGCCGGTGATCGGGCTCGGCACCTGGCGCGGCTTCGACGTGGGCGCCAAGCCCGCCGAGCGGGCGCCCCTGCGCGAGGTGGTGGCGACGCTGATCGGCCAGGGCGGCCGGGTGATCGATTCCTCGCCGATGTACGGCCACGCCGAGGGCGTCACCGGCGACCTCGTGGCGGAGTCGAAGGCCCGGGAGAAGATTTTTCTCGCCACCAAGGTCTGGACCAGCGGGCACGAGGCCGGGATCGCGCAGATGGAGCGCTCGTTCCGGCTCCTGCGCACCGAGCGCCTCGACCTGATGCAGATCCACAACCTGCTCGACTGGCGCACCCACCTGCCGACCTTGCGGGCCTGGAAGGCGGAGGGCCGGATCCGCCACATCGGCATCTCGCACTACACCGAGAGCGCCTACGATGCCGTCGAGGCGGTGTTGCGGGCCGAGCGGCTGGACGTCCTCCAGATCAACTACGCCCTTGACGACCGGGCGGCCGAGACCCGCCTGCTGCCGCTCGCGGCCGAGCGCGGCGTGGCGGTGCTGGTCAACCGGCCCTTCGGCGGCGGCGGGCTGCTGCGCCGCCTGGCCCATACGCCGCTGCCGGACTACGCGGCGGAGATCGGCTGCACCTCCTGGGCGGAGATCCTGCTGAAATTCGTGATCTCCCACCCGGCGGTGACCTGCGCCATCCCGGGCACCGCCGATGCCCGCCACATGGCGGCGAACCTGCGCGCCGGCACCGGCCCGCTGCCGGACGAGGCCCTGCGCCGCCGCATGGCGGCAACGATGCCGGGCTGA
- a CDS encoding helix-turn-helix domain-containing protein, protein MRRDPVQAPAVPHFFLYGEAPRDADDRFLHLEALDDRSRPNRWTIRPHVHSSLHQVLLIAEGGGEMRAEAELFAFAAPCLLAVPAGTAHGFRFADGTAGAVLTLSARYLRDLCGREPELSALFAGPAALALPEPGPVEEALAELARELAWAAPGRRGAVEAHLLLLLVAGLRRLAATRAPPAPPGPQALLTARFRELVEAHHRRERPLAAYADDLGVTEARLRAACRAVTGASPGRIVRERRLLEAKRSLLYSDLGIAEIAYGLGFADPAYFSRFFAKGTGECPRAFRDRRGADRGETR, encoded by the coding sequence ATGCGCCGCGATCCCGTCCAAGCCCCTGCGGTGCCGCACTTCTTCCTCTACGGCGAGGCGCCGCGTGATGCCGACGACCGCTTCCTGCACCTGGAAGCCTTGGACGATCGCAGCCGCCCGAACCGCTGGACCATCCGCCCGCACGTCCATTCGAGCCTGCATCAGGTGCTGCTGATCGCCGAGGGCGGCGGGGAAATGCGGGCCGAGGCCGAGCTCTTCGCCTTCGCGGCGCCGTGCCTGCTGGCGGTCCCGGCCGGCACCGCCCACGGCTTCCGCTTCGCCGACGGCACGGCGGGGGCGGTGCTCACCCTCTCGGCGCGCTACCTGCGCGACCTGTGCGGGCGCGAACCGGAATTGTCGGCGCTCTTCGCCGGCCCCGCCGCGCTCGCCCTGCCGGAGCCGGGCCCGGTCGAGGAGGCCCTGGCCGAGCTCGCGCGAGAACTGGCCTGGGCGGCGCCGGGCCGGCGCGGCGCCGTCGAGGCGCACCTGTTGCTGCTCCTCGTCGCCGGCCTGCGCCGCCTCGCCGCCACCCGCGCGCCGCCGGCCCCGCCGGGCCCGCAGGCGCTGCTGACCGCGCGCTTCCGCGAACTCGTCGAGGCGCATCACCGCCGCGAGCGGCCGCTCGCGGCTTATGCCGACGATCTCGGGGTGACCGAGGCGCGGCTGCGCGCCGCCTGCCGGGCGGTGACGGGCGCGAGCCCCGGACGGATCGTCCGCGAACGCCGCCTGCTCGAGGCCAAGCGCAGCCTGCTCTATTCCGACCTCGGCATCGCCGAGATCGCCTACGGCCTCGGCTTCGCCGACCCGGCCTATTTCTCGCGCTTCTTCGCCAAGGGCACCGGCGAGTGCCCGCGCGCGTTTCGCGACAGGCGCGGCGCCGACAGGGGAGAGACGCGATGA